Proteins from a single region of Syngnathus scovelli strain Florida chromosome 7, RoL_Ssco_1.2, whole genome shotgun sequence:
- the ccdc92ba gene encoding coiled-coil domain-containing 92B — MAEDSKVARQLESVERSVVFLRQEHLTLLHGLHMEILALQRRCTELTNDLKVKPLGRSQIEIQEEEELLEIRCRDVEDRVCEQECTIGEIRKELSHKGALVGALRANLKEKERHFLEELKRRSHCSTILNTELQKQTEAAAYLSFQLHAAKQKLHHQRLQQRHALLTRASGQGAQHSTEHISPQQLLPGASNSSPVVKPKRKSTRASSRMERARECVPMEKVMGPAEPAAMPDPALFLHPWRLQVRSKQMLTQRPPLPGVELGDEEEVAQKGVVMPEKDVLMSATAAPPAAEAQAD, encoded by the exons ATGGCTGAAGATAGCAAAGTGGCCCGGCAGTTGGAGAGCGTGGAGAGGAGCGTGGTGTTCCTCAGACAGGAGCACCTCACTTTGCTCCACGGGCTTCACATGGAGATTCTTGCCCTGCAGAGACGATGCACGG AGTTAACCAATGATCTGAAAGTGAAACCTCTGGGTCGAAGCCAAATAG AAatacaagaggaagaggaactgCTGGAGATTCGCTGCAGGGATGTAGAAGACCGTGTGTGTGAGCAGGAATGCACTATAGGAGAAATTCGTAAGGAGCTGAGTCACAAAGGTGCGTTGGTGGGAGCCCTTCGAGCTAATCTGAAAGAAAAAGAGCGCCACTTCCTGGAGGAGCTCAAACGACGCAGCCACTGCTCCACCATCTTGAACACGGAGCTGCAGAAACAGACAGAGGCGGCGGCGTACCTTTCCTTCCAGCTGCACGCTGCCAAGCAGAAGCTGCATCACCAGAGGCTGCAGCAGAGGCATGCGCTCCTGACCAGAGCTTCCGGTCAGGGTGCTCAGCACAGCACTGAACACATCTCCCCCCAGCAATTGCTCCCGGGAGCCTCCAACTCTTCTCCTGTGGTCAAACCCAAGCGCAAGAGCACAAGAGCTTCCTCACGAATGGAGCGCGCCCGGGAATGTGTGCCCATGGAGAAAGTGATGGGCCCCGCGGAGCCCGCAGCCATGCCGGACCCTGCCCTCTTTCTTCATCCCTGGAGGCTCCAAGTGCGCTCCAAGCAAATGCTAACGCAGAGACCACCTCTGCCTGGTGTGGAACTGGGGGATGAGGAGGAAGTGGCTCAAAAAGGGGTAGTGATGCCTGAAAAAGATGTACTGATGTCTGCAACCGCAGCGCCCCCTGCTGCTGAGGCACAGGCAGATTAG